Part of the Deltaproteobacteria bacterium genome is shown below.
ACGACCACAGGAGAGGTCTTCGGCACTCTAACTGGCAAGCTCCACCAGGCGGTCGAGGAAGGCCTTCGCGTGGGAGATGTCCACTTCCCATTGCGTCGCGGTAGTGCGCCACACGGGATGGGTGGTCGCCAGCATCCGCATCGAGCCTTTGGTCACCTGGATGTGGTCCATGAAATCGTCGATAAACCGGATCTGGCCGTCGCGTTTTTCCAAATGCATCCATCCGTAGCGGCCCAATGTCTCCAGCTGATCGGTGCGTACGGCCCCCGGAGGGCCGACCATCGCCAGCGCCATGTCGAAGACTTCGACCCCGGTGGGACGCGCGACCAGGTGTTCGTCTTTGGGCCGGATCGTCCATTCGCCGCCACCGGCCCCTTGCACGGTAATGCCGCAGTCGCGCGAGCAGACGAAGCTGCGCGTCAGTCCGGCGGATTGTTCGCGCGTTTCGTGAACGAAACGCACTTCGATCGGGTGTCCTTGATATGCGCCGGACAAGATCACGCCACCGCCTTGAATGACGCCTCGATCATTCGATTTCGGCACTTCGGTGTAGCGCAAGCCGACTGCGTCAGCAAAGGCCTTGAGGGAAGATTGGTACGATTGTGCCATGCCGGAGCTTCCGACACGGCTGCGACGTCCAACCAGCATGTACCAAAGGATCGCACCGCCAAGGAAAACGGTCATCAGGATGTACGGGAGATACTGCATCCACACCAGTTGGTTGGTGAAATTTGGGATCGGCGGCATACGCGCTCCTTCAAGTGAACATTGCGATGCCTTGCATCATCGCTTGCGGCGATCCGAACTGGCGCCCGCCGACGAGTTGGACCACACGCCCGGTGCGTTGGTCGGTAAAATAGATTTCGCGCTGCGGCCAGAGGGAACGCCCCGTCGTGATTCGTTGCGTGCATCCGCTAACGGCCGACCATGGGAAATGTTCGACGCATCCCTTGAAGCGCTTCACGATCCCGTGCGGGGTCAGCAGCAAGACATTCGAACCGGCGCTCCACAGTTCACGCAGCCGACGGAGAATCACGATGGCGCACGCCAACGCCCACAGCAGCAGAAACGCGAACACGAGGTTGGTCTCGGTGTCCGCCAATGCCTGTTGAAACGCCTCACGCAGCGGATGGGCCATAAAATGGCGGCCAAAGAGATAAAGCCAGCCGGCAAGGGCTAGTCCGCCCATCACGAGCGGGTAGAGGAGACGGGCCACCGCGACGAACGGCCGGTAACGGAACACGACCCATCCCGTTTCTGGTGTCCCTTGGTCCCATTGGGCCAAGATGCGTTCCGTTTCCATGTGGGCGATACAGGATTCGAACCTGTGACTCCCTCCGTGTAAAGGAGGTACTCTACCGCTGAGTTAATCGCCCGGGGATGTAACCCTCCGTGTAAAGGAGTGACCAATGGTGCGCAACGCTCCCTCCTCGGTCGCGTTGCGGTCATTCACTACCGCGCGCCATGCCTCCGCTCTCGCTCCGGCGCGCTTACTCTACCGCTGAGTTAATCGCCCCCCAACAACCGCCCTGCTTTGCGGGTGGCAGTCTCCACCGCGTCGATCAGCGCAATGGCCAAGCCGCGTTCTTCTAATTTGGTGAGTCCGTCAATCGTGCAACCGCCGGGAGTGGTGACGGCATCTTTCAACGCGGCCGGGTGTTGCTTGGTCGTCAGCACTAATTCCGCAGCGCCCTTCAACACCTGCGCGGCCAGCTTCAGCGCCGTTTCGCGTGGCAGGCCCATCTTGACGCCGCCGGCCGACAACGCCTCGATGATCTTGAACGCAAACGCCGGTCCGCACCCGCCCAGGCCCGTGGCCACATTCATGTGGCGCTCGTCGAGCACCTCCACTTCGCCAACGGTGGCGAAGATCCGCTGCGCGGTAGCCAAGTCGTCCGGCTTCGCGTGCCGCCCCGCCGCCAAACACGTCATCGAGGCGCGCACCATCACTGGCGTATTCGGCATCGCGCGCACGACGCGGAGTGGATGTTTGCAAAACTTTTCGATTTGCTGCGTGCTGCAGCCGCTCACGACGGAGATCACGAGCTGGCGTGGCGTGAGCCGCGGAGCGATCTCTTTCAACAGCGCCGCCACTTCGTCAGGATGAACACAGAGCACGATTAAATCGGCACCGCGCACTGCCGCGCGATTGTCGGTACTGCCACGGACTTTCCGAGCCTGCCACGCCGCGAGCGAAGCGTCGTGCCGCGCGGTGACGGCAATCTGCGACGCCGTCACGGTTTTCGAAACCAGCAATCCATCAATGATCGCGGAGCCGATCTTGCCGGCCCCACCAAGAAACGCGAGTCGTTGATCTTTCATCGTGCCGCGGCCCTAGCACAGAAGCCGCGCGCTGACTAGTTGGGACGTGCATCACAGTTGCAGTCCGAGGGCGAGGGCCGCTTCCACTTTCAGTTCGTCAGTTGGCTGGGATGCGGGTTCTTCAAGGACCGCACGCAGGGACGGGATGATGGCCGGGTCGCGGATCTGTTGGTAGGCTTGTAAAGCTTGAGCACGGAGCCGATCGTGTTCCCGCTGTGCCTCAGCCTCTGTTTTCGTCCTATCGGCTCCGACCGGCACCACCGAATACCCTCGCGGATGCGCCTCCGCGATCCAGGGCTCCAACTTGGTCCGTGCCACCGCCGGATCGCCATAGGTCCCAATCAGGGCGGCCGCGTGGATACGCGCCCACTTGTTCGTTGTCTGCGCTTGGACTGCCCTCAACACGGATTCCGCAGTGGCGACATCGCCGCAGGCCCATAAAGCACCTGCCAATTCTGAGCGGACTCCGCTTTCCATCGCTTCAGTTGCAAGAACGGCCCGGAGCGCGGGAACGGCCTCAGGGTCCGCTACTTTCGTAATCGCGCGCAATGCCGCAAGGCGGTGCCTGATGAATACCGAACTCGACAGGAAGGGCGTCAAGAGGGGGAGGGCGAGGGCCGGGGTGGCATGAGCCAAGAGATCGAGCAGGTATTCTGTGATCGGATTGCAGGGTTGCTGAAGCTGAGCGGTCCAGGACCGCCGGATTGCAGTGGCATCGCCGAGTGCCAAGGCCAGACTGGCGCGGGCCGCATCGAACCGCCCCGTCTCGCCTCCAAAGGGATCTTTTGGAGTGGGGCGCGCGAGCGCCGCAGCCAGTTCGCCATGCAACGCGGTGAGATCAAAGCCGGCGGGGAGCAATTCATTCAAGAGATAGTCCCCCACATTCTGCGGCCAGCCTATGTGGAGATACTCGCTATCCAACACGTCCCGCGACAACAAGATCCCGCGCACTCCGGCCACGGCCGCATCGGTCTCGCCCAAGCGCTGCAACGCCGCCGCACAGGCGGCCCGCACGGTGGCTGGGGGGTTCCGCTGACGTACGAAGAAGGAGGGCGCGACGGCGGGCGGATGATCGGACATCCACTGCAGCAGCTGCAGCACTGCGGCCTTTGCACCGGTCTTGCCCAAGGCTACGGCGAGCCGCCTACCACACCCACCACGAGCATCCGGGGCGCTCTCCGCAAAAGCCTGTTGCAGGGCTTCCGCAAAATGCGGCCACCCCAATTGCCCCATGGCGTCGATCGACGTGTAACTCATCTTGCCCACGAGCATTCTTTGCAGCGT
Proteins encoded:
- the proC gene encoding pyrroline-5-carboxylate reductase; amino-acid sequence: MKDQRLAFLGGAGKIGSAIIDGLLVSKTVTASQIAVTARHDASLAAWQARKVRGSTDNRAAVRGADLIVLCVHPDEVAALLKEIAPRLTPRQLVISVVSGCSTQQIEKFCKHPLRVVRAMPNTPVMVRASMTCLAAGRHAKPDDLATAQRIFATVGEVEVLDERHMNVATGLGGCGPAFAFKIIEALSAGGVKMGLPRETALKLAAQVLKGAAELVLTTKQHPAALKDAVTTPGGCTIDGLTKLEERGLAIALIDAVETATRKAGRLLGGD
- a CDS encoding HEAT repeat domain-containing protein, translating into MRTMNRQRVALELFREATVWHDSARGVTALRLPARSADTVLVRRELGGAFREFLTVATAGEAGGTSRLLFSPDKPLLRLTETPAGAQLWVAEGNQLIASGLLTVTEPDHVSALAIGAHFELLDCQVAPQLLTPRDPTLEALVVMTLQRMLVGKMSYTSIDAMGQLGWPHFAEALQQAFAESAPDARGGCGRRLAVALGKTGAKAAVLQLLQWMSDHPPAVAPSFFVRQRNPPATVRAACAAALQRLGETDAAVAGVRGILLSRDVLDSEYLHIGWPQNVGDYLLNELLPAGFDLTALHGELAAALARPTPKDPFGGETGRFDAARASLALALGDATAIRRSWTAQLQQPCNPITEYLLDLLAHATPALALPLLTPFLSSSVFIRHRLAALRAITKVADPEAVPALRAVLATEAMESGVRSELAGALWACGDVATAESVLRAVQAQTTNKWARIHAAALIGTYGDPAVARTKLEPWIAEAHPRGYSVVPVGADRTKTEAEAQREHDRLRAQALQAYQQIRDPAIIPSLRAVLEEPASQPTDELKVEAALALGLQL